Part of the Cyanobium sp. ATX 6F1 genome is shown below.
AAACGCTGGGGCAACTGGCTGATCTGGCCCTTGGGATCCTCGTCCAGCACAACTACAGCAAGGCCGCCGAGCACGAAGCCGACGTCTACGCCTTCACCCTGCTGCGCTACAGCCCCTACGACCCCCGGGGCAGCGGGGCCAGCTTCGCTTCCCTCGAACGCTCCGAGGGCTCACAATCCAGCCGTGCCGACGACCACGCTGATCTGCTGCGGGATTACATCAGCTCCCATCCGCCCCTGGCGATCCGCCAGGCGGAGTTCAGCCAGGCTGCCGAGGCCTGGTGGCGGGGCCATCCGGCAGAACGCCGCTACTGGGGCCGCCGAAACCTGCGCGGGCGACGGGCCTTGAGCGCCCTTGATCTGGGGGCGGAATGGCACGGAGCGCGGTTGACACCGCCAGCCCCTCAAGCCACCAGATAGCCCTCCAGCTGGCGCGAACGGGCGCGAATCGCCTCCAGCCCACGACGCTCGAGGTTGCGGGTCTTGTCGCGACTCATGCCCAGGGTGCGGGCGATCGAGGTGAGGCTCATCGGCTCCTCCACATCGATGCCGTAGCGCATCTTCAGCACCCGGCCCTGGATTTCGGGCAGCTGCTCCAGCAGGGTGCGCATGTCGCCCCGCAGGCAGGCGCTGTCGACCGCCTGCTCGGGCAGTTGGGCGTCGCCCTGGAGCAGATCCAGCAGCTCGGTGTCATCGCCATCGCCCACCTTCATCTCCAGGCTCACGGGCGCTCGGGCGCGGCAGAGCAGATCCTTGACTTCTTCTTCGGGCAGCTCCACGGCCACGGCCAGCTCACTGACGGTGGGGGTGCGGCCCAGCTCCTGGCTCAGCTCGCGCTGACCTTTCTTGAGCTTGTTGAGGGTTTCGGTGATGTGGATCGGCAGCCGGATCGTGCGGCTCTTCTCGGCGATCGCCCGGGTGATTCCCTGGCGAATCCACCAGTAGGCGTAGGTGGAGAACTTGTAGCCGCGGGTGGGATCGAACTTCTCGACGCCACGCACCAGGCCGATGGTGCCCTCCTGGATCAGATCCAGCAGCTCCATGTTCCGGTTGGTGTACTTCTTGGCCACACTCACCACCAGCCGCAGGTTGGCGGCAACCATGCGCTCCTTGGCGCGGCGGCCATTGGCCAGCTTGCGCTTGAGCACGGGAAGCTCCAGCTGGGCGGCGGCGGCCCATTCGGCCTCGGAGGGCTTGGCGCCCTGGCGCATCTCCAGCTCCTCGACAACCTCCTCGAGCGCCATCAGCTCCTGCACCTGGCGGCCGATGGTGATCTCCTGCTCATGGCTGAGCAGGGGCACGCGACCGATGTCGCGCAGGTAGGAGCGGACCAGGTCCGTGCCACCGCCCAGGGTGGATGTGCCATCGGCCGAGGCAATGGGGATGGAAGGCATGGGTTGGGAGTAAGGAACCCTTGTGGTTTCGTAACTTATCACCAATCCCGAAGCAAATCCGAACATCGGGCCCGCCTGTGCCGCCCGTCACAGCCATGGGCCTGGAGAATGGGCCCATGCACCCCTGGCCCCTTCTGTGACCGCCCCGCGCCTGATGGTGGTCGAGGACGACGACACGATCCGTGAAACCATCGCCGA
Proteins encoded:
- a CDS encoding RpoD/SigA family RNA polymerase sigma factor is translated as MPSIPIASADGTSTLGGGTDLVRSYLRDIGRVPLLSHEQEITIGRQVQELMALEEVVEELEMRQGAKPSEAEWAAAAQLELPVLKRKLANGRRAKERMVAANLRLVVSVAKKYTNRNMELLDLIQEGTIGLVRGVEKFDPTRGYKFSTYAYWWIRQGITRAIAEKSRTIRLPIHITETLNKLKKGQRELSQELGRTPTVSELAVAVELPEEEVKDLLCRARAPVSLEMKVGDGDDTELLDLLQGDAQLPEQAVDSACLRGDMRTLLEQLPEIQGRVLKMRYGIDVEEPMSLTSIARTLGMSRDKTRNLERRGLEAIRARSRQLEGYLVA